A genome region from Sphingorhabdus sp. SMR4y includes the following:
- a CDS encoding DUF4139 domain-containing protein encodes MRPFVLAGLFLATTTSPALGQSSGQGEVSVTIYNNNLALVQDVRQLDIPAGRSVQDFPGVSGQIRAETVSFTAPNTGIVEQNFDYDLLSPSKLMEKAVGETITIVRINPATGSESRERAKVLAANGGVVLQIGSRIEVLRDDRLPTRVIFDKVPDNLRARPTLSVTLNSSRAGNRPAQLSYLTSGLGWKADYVALFDEKAGKMDVQGWVTLTNTTGTTFDNAKTLLVAGTPNVNGRSNYASRNNIRGVGIESVDRESLGDFYLYPLAARTTIANAQTKQVSFLDVTGASAQKSYEYSNRWLGSQDEPQSVDTVLEFSSSSDGGLGDALPAGTVRVYMKDAAGQPQFIGENNIGHTPMGSELGLKTGEAFDVKVKATVAERRRLSSSKWRTSMSYELSNARPDAVTVSLIQNGLDFYWDDTRIVSESMTSKRRSSDSVVWKVPVPANGRTTVTAVFETRF; translated from the coding sequence ATGCGACCTTTTGTTCTTGCGGGATTGTTCTTGGCGACAACAACGTCGCCGGCACTCGGCCAGTCTTCGGGGCAGGGTGAGGTCTCGGTTACGATCTACAACAACAATCTGGCGCTGGTGCAGGATGTCCGGCAATTGGACATTCCCGCCGGCAGATCGGTTCAGGACTTTCCCGGCGTTTCCGGACAGATCCGGGCCGAGACGGTCAGCTTTACCGCTCCCAATACTGGCATTGTCGAACAGAATTTCGATTATGATCTGCTGTCTCCATCGAAGCTGATGGAGAAGGCGGTGGGCGAAACAATAACGATTGTGCGGATCAACCCCGCTACCGGATCCGAGAGCCGCGAACGGGCAAAGGTGCTGGCCGCCAATGGCGGCGTTGTCTTGCAAATCGGCAGCCGGATCGAAGTGCTGCGTGATGACCGCCTGCCGACGCGGGTGATTTTTGACAAAGTCCCCGATAATTTGCGGGCCCGGCCAACCCTGTCGGTGACCCTGAACAGTTCCCGCGCAGGCAACCGTCCCGCCCAACTCAGCTATCTGACTTCGGGTCTGGGTTGGAAGGCCGACTATGTGGCCCTGTTCGACGAGAAAGCCGGCAAAATGGACGTGCAGGGCTGGGTTACGCTGACCAACACTACCGGTACGACCTTCGACAATGCCAAAACCCTGTTGGTTGCCGGAACGCCAAATGTGAATGGTCGAAGCAATTATGCGTCGCGGAACAACATCCGCGGCGTCGGCATTGAATCGGTCGACCGGGAATCGTTGGGTGACTTCTATCTTTATCCGCTGGCGGCGCGCACGACCATTGCCAATGCCCAGACCAAGCAAGTCAGTTTTCTGGACGTGACCGGCGCTTCGGCACAGAAAAGCTATGAATATTCCAATCGCTGGCTTGGGTCCCAGGACGAACCGCAAAGCGTGGATACGGTGCTGGAATTCAGTTCTTCCAGCGATGGTGGACTGGGCGATGCGCTGCCCGCCGGCACCGTCCGGGTCTATATGAAGGATGCCGCTGGCCAGCCGCAATTTATCGGTGAAAACAATATCGGCCATACGCCGATGGGGTCGGAACTGGGGCTGAAAACGGGCGAGGCATTTGATGTCAAGGTGAAAGCGACCGTGGCCGAACGCCGGCGCCTGTCATCGTCGAAATGGCGCACCAGCATGAGCTACGAGCTGAGCAACGCGCGACCGGATGCGGTCACCGTGTCGCTAATCCAGAACGGTCTCGATTTTTACTGGGATGACACCCGCATCGTCAGCGAGAGCATGACCAGCAAGCGGCGATCATCGGATTCGGTGGTCTGGAAGGTACCCGTTCCCGCCAACGGCCGGACGACAGTCACGGCGGTCTTCGAGACCCGGTTCTGA
- a CDS encoding DUF389 domain-containing protein — MTDNQANAAGPEALKPKSSSGLLDPVTGSIRLFRRWWRMVVRADVEQQAVIDKVREDSGFTPHFAFMTSMSAGIAILGLLLSSPAVVIGAMLLSPLMGPIMGAGFALAVGDSAWLRESGKAIVLGSIISILFAGLVVTLSPLQTVTAEIAARTRPNLFDLLVALFSALAGAYAMIRGRMGTIVGVAIATALMPPLAVVGFGLATFNWAVFGGSLLLFFTNLMTIALTATAMAWLYGFRSYLSERQSQFQIAAMVVVFIALAIPLGLSLRQIAWEANVSRSANGYIKDQFGKRASVSQIEIDFAADPITVNATVFTPTIIAGAAEQSSRVLSRSLGRSITVNVDQFKVETGEDARSAELAAAKTQAQAREAEIQVTRLRENLALIAGVSVDDVTLDSNKRRAVVVAKPLPGATLASYRALEQRVASAAKGWIIRLQPPAIALPVVRIANGAVDPASGDNLDVIIWASERIGLPLGMSGTAPDRAVAREALMARNIVVAEEFDRGISDAGTRFRWLAPTDSAGPAQ; from the coding sequence ATGACAGACAATCAGGCAAATGCGGCAGGTCCGGAAGCTTTGAAACCCAAGTCCTCATCCGGTCTGCTGGATCCGGTTACCGGGAGCATTCGCCTGTTTCGTCGCTGGTGGCGAATGGTCGTCCGCGCCGATGTCGAGCAGCAGGCAGTGATCGACAAGGTCCGGGAGGACAGCGGTTTTACGCCTCATTTCGCTTTCATGACTTCGATGTCGGCCGGCATTGCCATATTGGGCTTGCTGCTATCGTCTCCGGCTGTCGTCATCGGCGCCATGCTGCTTTCACCGTTAATGGGGCCAATCATGGGGGCGGGCTTTGCGCTCGCCGTCGGCGATTCTGCCTGGTTGCGGGAAAGCGGCAAGGCAATCGTGTTGGGAAGCATCATCTCGATCCTGTTTGCCGGACTGGTGGTGACTCTGTCGCCGCTACAAACGGTTACCGCCGAAATTGCAGCTCGCACACGGCCCAATTTGTTCGATCTGCTCGTCGCGCTTTTCTCCGCGCTGGCTGGTGCTTATGCGATGATCCGCGGGAGAATGGGGACGATCGTCGGCGTTGCGATCGCCACCGCCCTGATGCCGCCTCTAGCGGTTGTCGGTTTCGGGCTGGCAACCTTCAACTGGGCTGTCTTTGGCGGCTCGTTGCTGCTTTTCTTCACCAACCTGATGACGATTGCGCTGACCGCGACTGCCATGGCCTGGCTTTACGGCTTTCGGTCCTATTTGTCCGAACGGCAATCGCAGTTCCAGATCGCTGCCATGGTGGTGGTTTTCATCGCGCTGGCGATCCCGCTGGGCCTTTCGCTGCGCCAAATCGCCTGGGAGGCGAATGTCTCGCGCTCCGCCAACGGATATATCAAGGACCAGTTCGGCAAGCGGGCGAGCGTATCGCAGATCGAGATTGATTTCGCTGCCGACCCGATCACCGTCAATGCCACGGTTTTCACGCCGACAATCATTGCCGGAGCAGCCGAACAGAGCTCGCGGGTCTTGAGCCGGTCTCTGGGGCGGTCGATCACGGTCAATGTCGACCAGTTCAAGGTGGAAACCGGTGAAGACGCACGGTCGGCGGAACTGGCTGCTGCAAAAACCCAGGCGCAGGCCCGGGAGGCCGAGATCCAGGTGACTCGATTGCGGGAGAATCTCGCTCTCATCGCCGGGGTGTCGGTCGATGATGTAACGCTGGACAGCAACAAGCGGCGCGCCGTCGTTGTTGCCAAGCCATTGCCGGGGGCGACACTCGCATCCTATCGGGCCCTCGAGCAACGGGTTGCGTCGGCTGCAAAGGGATGGATCATCAGGCTGCAGCCGCCGGCCATCGCGCTGCCGGTGGTCAGGATTGCAAATGGTGCAGTGGACCCTGCCTCGGGCGATAATCTTGATGTGATCATCTGGGCATCCGAGCGGATCGGCCTGCCATTGGGGATGAGCGGGACCGCTCCGGACAGGGCTGTGGCAAGGGAGGCCCTGATGGCCAGGAATATCGTCGTCGCCGAAGAGTTCGACAGAGGCATTTCGGACGCTGGCACACGCTTTCGCTGGCTAGCCCCGACCGACAGCGCCGGGCCGGCGCAATAG
- a CDS encoding TetR/AcrR family transcriptional regulator — MPRPETDIAATRAKIIAAADKMIEERGAISFTMSDLATAVGMSPSNLYRFFENKDALAEAMAGEWFAELLAIMEELVSADMPVEEKLYQFFARRVVIKRARYEDDPELFESYMELGDEHFDVIKGYVDLADHYMASILAEAMEKGYFKGLDLDSVVSLVNTMMQPFCNPKLMMQMMHLATEERLRIVINTILSGLHAHNNTASTKPELFVAS; from the coding sequence ATGCCACGTCCCGAAACCGACATTGCCGCCACGCGGGCAAAGATCATTGCCGCCGCCGACAAGATGATCGAGGAAAGAGGCGCGATCAGCTTCACGATGAGTGATCTGGCGACCGCGGTCGGCATGTCACCCTCCAACCTCTACCGCTTTTTCGAGAACAAGGATGCGCTGGCAGAAGCCATGGCGGGAGAATGGTTCGCCGAATTGCTTGCCATCATGGAAGAGCTGGTGTCTGCCGACATGCCGGTGGAAGAGAAACTCTACCAGTTTTTCGCCAGACGTGTCGTCATCAAACGGGCGCGTTACGAGGACGATCCCGAACTTTTCGAATCCTATATGGAACTCGGTGACGAGCATTTTGACGTGATCAAGGGCTATGTCGATCTGGCCGATCATTATATGGCCTCGATTCTCGCCGAGGCCATGGAAAAGGGTTATTTCAAGGGTCTGGATCTCGACAGCGTCGTGTCACTGGTCAACACCATGATGCAGCCTTTCTGCAATCCCAAGCTGATGATGCAGATGATGCATCTCGCTACCGAAGAGCGGCTGAGAATCGTGATCAACACGATCCTGAGCGGCCTGCATGCGCACAACAACACCGCCAGCACCAAGCCGGAGCTCTTTGTCGCCAGCTAG
- a CDS encoding VOC family protein, with protein MSYHHLALAAKDMKAIHAFYEGVMGFELVKVEIAPVMGGGWGKHFFYRMDGDDSRFIAFWELKDTPDEAGYSFDLNKAAGTPQGTNHYSFAVDTAEELIAWREKWNAAGLDVLEIDHNWCHSVYTRDPNGNMVEFCLTTGSFTDADRERALAALDEREMIPSPPPAMMKQWLAKEA; from the coding sequence ATGAGCTATCATCACCTGGCACTGGCGGCGAAGGACATGAAAGCCATCCACGCATTTTACGAAGGCGTAATGGGGTTCGAACTGGTCAAGGTCGAGATCGCACCGGTCATGGGCGGCGGCTGGGGCAAGCATTTCTTTTACCGGATGGACGGCGACGACAGCCGGTTCATAGCTTTCTGGGAGCTCAAGGACACGCCGGACGAAGCGGGATATTCTTTCGATCTCAACAAGGCGGCCGGAACGCCGCAGGGTACGAACCATTATAGTTTTGCCGTCGATACGGCAGAGGAGCTTATTGCCTGGCGCGAGAAATGGAACGCCGCCGGTCTCGATGTGCTGGAGATCGACCACAATTGGTGCCACTCGGTCTACACCCGCGATCCCAATGGCAATATGGTGGAATTCTGCCTGACCACCGGCTCGTTTACCGATGCTGACCGCGAGCGCGCTCTGGCGGCACTCGACGAGCGTGAGATGATCCCGTCACCGCCGCCGGCAATGATGAAACAGTGGCTGGCAAAAGAGGCCTAG
- a CDS encoding carboxymuconolactone decarboxylase family protein produces MPRLREIPRSEVTDDYVLGLYNILFGDRDPVAEPGTATGTPGNWWTVFAQVPDAFKHTSEGFGFYRSSSRKLDPKLRELGQIRAGYAVGSQFVYSQHSKAMRFEGYSEEQVRAIPHWQVADCFDDVERAVLAYADCLVLERGRVSDGVFAALKKYLSEVEILELTYITCTYMMHAVMSRALKLEFDDVPERVVEVPAPDGATADVMGMVDKRTGADQ; encoded by the coding sequence ATGCCCCGACTGCGCGAAATTCCCCGGTCCGAGGTGACCGATGACTATGTCCTCGGTCTCTATAACATCCTGTTTGGCGATCGCGATCCGGTGGCAGAACCCGGCACCGCAACCGGCACGCCGGGCAACTGGTGGACCGTCTTCGCGCAGGTCCCCGACGCTTTCAAACATACCAGCGAGGGTTTCGGTTTCTACCGATCGTCCAGTCGCAAACTCGACCCCAAATTGCGCGAACTCGGCCAGATTCGTGCCGGCTATGCGGTGGGATCGCAATTTGTCTATTCCCAGCACAGCAAGGCGATGCGCTTCGAAGGCTATTCTGAGGAGCAGGTTCGGGCCATTCCCCACTGGCAGGTGGCCGATTGCTTCGACGATGTCGAGCGGGCGGTGCTGGCCTATGCCGATTGTCTGGTGCTCGAGCGGGGCAGGGTGTCCGACGGTGTCTTCGCCGCGCTGAAAAAATATCTGAGCGAAGTGGAGATACTCGAACTCACCTACATCACCTGCACCTATATGATGCACGCAGTGATGAGCCGGGCGCTGAAACTGGAATTTGACGACGTCCCGGAGCGCGTTGTCGAAGTGCCCGCACCGGATGGCGCGACTGCCGATGTCATGGGCATGGTCGACAAGCGGACGGGGGCGGATCAATGA
- the acnA gene encoding aconitate hydratase AcnA, with translation MTTTGKDTLGTRSTMTVNGTDYSYYSLAKAAEKLGNIDQLPYTLKVLLENMLRFEDGGFTVDAKDAQAVVDWQKEAKSAAEIQYRPARVLMQDFTGVPAVVDLAAMRDGIKALGGDAEKINPQVPVHLVIDHSVMVDEFGTPQAFENNVALEYQRNMERYEFLKWGSQAFDNFSVVPPGTGICHQVNLEYIAKAVWSSKDADGNLVAYPDTCVGTDSHTTMINGLGVLGWGVGGIEAEAAMLGQPVSMLIPPVVGFKLTGKLAEGITATDLVLTCVQMLREVGVVGSFVEFYGPGLKELSLADRATIANMAPEYGATCGYFPIDEKTLEYLELTGRSADEIALTEAYAREQGFWRYDETTKDAIYTKTLELDISSVVPSLSGPKLPQQRVSMSELDEEFNRDLQKVFGVEDDGKRVDVEGSDHGFAHGDVAIAAITSCTNTSNPSVLIAAGLVAKKAREKGLQRKPWVKSSLAPGSQVVTDYLNKAGLQDDLDYLGFNLVGYGCTTCIGNSGPLPAPISKAINDNGIVAASVLSGNRNFEGRVSQDVQANYLASPPLVVAYALKGTVRLDMYETPIGQGKDGEDVFLKDIWPTNAEVNAAMGGAVNREMFMSRYADVYKGDAAWQDIDVTGGDTYQWRAGSTYVANPPYFEGMTMTPEPVGDIIEAKTLALLGDSITTDHISPAGAIKEDSPAGEYLKNHQVSKQDFNSYGSRRGNHEVMMRGTFANIRIKNEMADGKEGGYTKYNGQVMPIYDAAMKHKADGTPLVVIGGEQYGTGSSRDWAAKGTNLLGVRAVIVESYERIHRSNLVGMGVLPLQFAEGFDRELLSLDGSESFTIKGVATLKPLQEVEVEMTRADGTTSTFQTICRIDTANEMEYFLNGGILHYVLRNLAS, from the coding sequence TCAACGGCACCGACTACAGCTATTATTCGCTCGCCAAGGCGGCGGAAAAGCTCGGCAATATCGACCAGCTGCCCTACACGCTGAAAGTGCTGCTGGAAAATATGCTGCGCTTCGAGGATGGCGGCTTTACCGTGGACGCCAAAGACGCGCAGGCGGTGGTCGACTGGCAGAAGGAAGCCAAGAGCGCGGCGGAAATTCAATATCGCCCGGCCCGCGTGCTGATGCAGGATTTCACCGGCGTGCCCGCGGTGGTTGATCTCGCCGCGATGCGCGACGGGATCAAGGCGCTCGGCGGCGATGCTGAAAAGATCAACCCGCAGGTGCCGGTGCATCTGGTCATCGATCACTCGGTGATGGTCGACGAATTCGGCACGCCGCAGGCTTTTGAAAATAATGTCGCGCTGGAATATCAGCGCAACATGGAGCGCTATGAATTCTTGAAATGGGGTTCGCAGGCGTTTGACAATTTCTCCGTGGTGCCGCCGGGAACCGGCATCTGCCACCAGGTGAACCTGGAATATATCGCCAAGGCGGTCTGGTCGTCGAAAGATGCCGACGGCAATCTGGTCGCCTATCCCGACACCTGCGTCGGCACCGACAGCCACACCACGATGATCAACGGTCTCGGCGTGCTCGGCTGGGGCGTTGGCGGGATCGAGGCGGAAGCCGCGATGCTCGGCCAGCCGGTGTCGATGCTGATTCCACCGGTTGTCGGCTTCAAGCTGACCGGCAAGCTGGCCGAGGGCATTACCGCGACCGATCTGGTGCTGACCTGCGTGCAGATGCTGCGCGAAGTCGGCGTGGTCGGCAGCTTTGTCGAATTTTACGGTCCGGGCCTGAAGGAACTGTCGCTCGCCGATCGCGCGACCATTGCCAATATGGCGCCGGAATATGGCGCGACCTGCGGCTATTTCCCGATCGACGAAAAGACGCTGGAATATCTCGAGCTGACCGGCCGCAGCGCCGACGAGATCGCGCTGACCGAAGCCTATGCGCGGGAGCAAGGCTTCTGGCGCTATGACGAGACCACCAAGGACGCGATCTACACCAAGACGCTGGAGCTCGACATCAGCAGCGTCGTGCCGTCGCTCTCCGGACCGAAACTGCCGCAGCAGCGCGTGTCGATGAGTGAGCTGGACGAAGAGTTCAACCGCGACCTGCAGAAGGTCTTCGGGGTCGAGGATGACGGCAAGCGGGTCGATGTCGAGGGCAGCGATCATGGCTTTGCCCATGGCGATGTCGCGATTGCCGCGATTACCTCCTGCACCAACACCTCCAACCCGAGCGTGCTGATCGCCGCCGGTCTGGTCGCGAAAAAGGCGCGCGAAAAGGGTCTGCAGCGCAAGCCATGGGTGAAAAGCTCGCTGGCGCCGGGATCGCAGGTGGTGACCGACTATCTCAACAAGGCGGGATTGCAGGATGATCTGGACTATCTCGGCTTCAACCTGGTCGGCTATGGCTGCACCACCTGTATCGGTAATAGCGGTCCGCTGCCGGCGCCGATCAGCAAGGCGATCAACGACAATGGCATTGTCGCCGCGTCGGTGCTGTCGGGCAACCGCAATTTCGAGGGCCGGGTGTCGCAGGACGTGCAGGCCAATTATCTCGCTTCGCCGCCGCTGGTTGTCGCCTATGCGCTGAAGGGCACGGTGCGTCTCGACATGTATGAAACGCCGATCGGCCAGGGCAAGGACGGCGAGGACGTGTTCCTCAAGGACATCTGGCCGACCAATGCCGAGGTCAACGCAGCGATGGGCGGGGCGGTCAACCGCGAGATGTTCATGAGCCGCTATGCCGATGTCTACAAGGGCGACGCGGCCTGGCAGGATATCGACGTCACCGGCGGCGACACCTATCAATGGCGCGCGGGCTCGACCTATGTTGCCAATCCGCCTTATTTTGAAGGCATGACGATGACGCCCGAACCGGTCGGCGATATCATCGAGGCGAAGACGCTGGCGCTGCTCGGTGACAGCATTACCACCGACCACATCTCGCCAGCCGGCGCGATCAAGGAGGACAGCCCTGCTGGAGAATATCTGAAAAATCATCAGGTTAGCAAGCAGGACTTCAATTCATACGGCTCCCGCCGCGGCAACCACGAAGTCATGATGAGAGGCACTTTCGCCAACATCAGAATCAAAAACGAAATGGCCGACGGAAAAGAAGGCGGTTACACCAAATATAACGGCCAGGTCATGCCGATCTACGACGCCGCGATGAAGCACAAGGCCGACGGCACGCCATTGGTCGTCATCGGCGGTGAGCAGTACGGCACCGGTTCCTCCCGCGACTGGGCGGCGAAGGGCACCAACCTGCTCGGCGTTCGCGCTGTCATCGTCGAAAGCTACGAGCGGATCCACCGTTCGAACCTCGTCGGCATGGGCGTTCTTCCCTTGCAGTTCGCCGAGGGTTTTGATCGCGAACTCCTCAGCCTCGATGGCAGCGAGAGCTTCACGATCAAGGGCGTCGCAACGCTGAAGCCGTTGCAGGAAGTCGAAGTCGAAATGACCCGCGCCGACGGCACAACCTCGACCTTCCAGACGATCTGCCGGATCGATACCGCCAATGAAATGGAATATTTCCTCAATGGCGGCATACTGCATTATGTGCTGAGAAATCTCGCGAGCTAG